The genomic segment CCGGCGGCCGCCCCCGTGGCCGCCGGGCAAACGGCACTGGCCAACCCCTCCTGCGCCTGCCATATCTGGCCGCGATGTCCAGACCCGCACGCGCAGAGGCCCCATGACCCAGATCATCACCGCCCTTTCCGAGATTTCCGGCCGCTACAAGGCGATGTTCGTCGACCTGTGGGGCTGCCTGCATAACGGTGTCACCGCCTTCCCCGAGGCCGTCGCGGCCATGCAGGCCTATCGGAAAGCCGGCGGCGTCGTGGTTCTGGTCACCAACGCCCCCCGCGCCCGCACCGGGGTCGAGCGGCAACTCGTGAAATTCGGCATCCCCGAAGACGCCTGGGACACTATCGCCACCTCGGGCGATAGTGCGCGCATGGCCATGTTCCGCGGCGCCGTGGGCCGCAAGGTCTATTTCGTGGGCCAGGATCACGACCTGCGCTTCTTCGACCCGCTCAAGATCATCGAGGACCCGGTCGACGTGGTCAGCGTGCCGCTGGCCGAGGCCGAGGGCATCGTCTGTTGCGGCCCCTTCAACCCCGAAGCCGAGCTCGACGAGATGCGCGCCGATTTCCTCTATGCCAAGCAGAAGGGCATGAAACTGCTCTGCGCCAACCCCGATATCGTCGTCGACCGCGGTGATATCCGCGAATGGTGCGCCGGGGCGCTGGCACGGATGTACACCGAGATGGGCGGCGAAAGCCTCTATTTCGGCAAGCCGCACCCGCCGATCTACGATCTGGCCCACCGGCGCCTCGCCGAGATCGGACATGAATTCCCGAACGAGCTGATCCTCGCCATAGGCGATGGCGCCCATACCGACATTGCTGGCGCCATGGGCGAGGATCTCGACAGCCTGTTCATTTCCGGCGGTCTGGCGGCCGAGGCCACCAAAACGTCGCACCAGCCCGACCCCGACGCGTTAAAGGCCTATCTGGAAACGGAAAAAGTATCGCCCACATACACCATCGGCAAGCTGCGCTAACAAAATACCCCTTGATTTTCTGCGTCCGCGAAGTAATTAAGTTGCCAGATCGGGCGTGAATCGATCCGAAAATTACGCACTCGCTGACCTTGGAGGGTCGAATGTTGGACAACATGCCGCGCGGAACCATCACCATCGAGGAAATCGAGATGGGCATGACCCGCCACCTGCGGAAGGTCGTGACCGACGAGGATATCGAGATGTTCGCGCAGGTCTCGACCGACCGGAACCCCGTGCATCTCGATGACGAGTACGCGCAGGACACCATCTTCGAAGGCCGCATCGCCCATGGCATGCTGACCGCCGGGCTGATCTCGGCCGTGATCGGCGAACAGCTTCCGGGCCACGGCACCGTCTACATGGGCCAGACGCTCAAGTTCCTCGGCCCCGTGCGCCCCGGCGACATGGTCCATGCCGAGGTCGAGGTGATCGGCATCGACCACGCCAAGCGCCGCGTTCAGCTCGACTGCCGCTGCATGGTCGACGGCAAGAAAGTGCTGATCGGCGAAGCCACGGTTCTGGCGCCCTCCGGCAAGTTCGACTGACCCGAAACGGGCCGGCCCGCCCCTTGAAAACCGGGCCTGTCCTTCTCAGCTTTGCCTGACGGGCCCCATGCATGCTATGGTGGGCCCCTCAAAACTGATGGAGGACATCCCAATGGACGCCATTCAGACGACAGAATACGCCCGCGCCCTGCTCAGCGCGCGTGGCAACAAGGCCATGGCCGAAGCGGCGCAGCGCATGCGCGACAGCGAAGAGGCCGGAAAACACGACGAGGCGGAAGACTGGAAGCGCATCCGCCTCGCCATCAGCGAAATGCGCGGGCCCCACCAGGGCTGACGCGGCTCATTTCCCCTGCAGCGCCTCATCGAGGGCGCTGTAGGTGGGCAGGCCGAACTCCTGCGCGATCACCTCCAGCCACCGCTCCTCGAAGCGGCGGCGGATATCGCCCGAGATTTGCCCGCCGGTCTTGCCGGAGGCGACCTTGGTCGTGCTGCCCCCGGGCGGCAGGCCACAGGCTGCATCCCGCGTCTGCCGCACGAGGTGGTCGTCGAACTGACTGCCATGCCGCTTCATGAAGTCGAACCCCGCCTGTTCCGTGGCGATGGCCCGCGTCGCGGCGTCATAGCCGCCCATGAAATCCGCCACCCGGTCAACCACGCCGGGCAGGTTGCGCTTCATCTCCTCGAACGTCACCAGAAGCACGTCATCGCGCCCCCGCTGGCGCAGCCACGAGGCCGCGTGCTCCCAGTAGTCGCCCCCGCGTTGCAGGTAATAATCGGCAAACTCATCCACGCTGATCGACCCGGCCTCGAACCACCAGCCCTCGAAAAACCTGTAGAGCGACAGCATCGCATCCACCGGATCGCGAAAGACGACGATGTACCGCCCGCCCTTCGGGATCTCGTCCCATGTCAGGTGGCTCTTGAACGCCCGCGGCGTGGCCACCTGCGGGGCATGCACATCCGCCCCCATGTCATGCGCGAGCTCAAGCCACGGCACCACCTCGGTCACCTCGGAGAAATTCATCGACCCGCCCGAGCGCAGCCCGTGCACGATCTGCTGCATCCATGTCGTGCCGCACTTGGAATAGGGCGAGATGAAGATATCGGTCGGATCGGGCCTGTAGGTGCGGCCGATCCGCTCGCCCTCTTCGGTCGAGAATCCTTCGATCGCGTCAAGCTCGGCGATCGTCCGGGCGCGGCGGAATGTGCGTTCTGTGTCCATGCGCGGCAGATTGGCAGCGCCCCGACGCACAGGCAAGCGACAACCGCCCTATCCCGGCTTGCACCCGCGCGCGCATGGGGCTACGCAAACGCCATGCGCATCATCCGCGACTTCACCTATCTCGACCCGGCCGACCGCGGCACCTCTGTCGCCATCGGTAATTTCGACGGGGTCCATATCGGCCACCAGTCGGTGATCGAGCTGGCCCGCACGGCCGGCGACAAGATCGGTGCGCCGCTGGGCGTGCTCACCTTCGAGCCGCACCCGCGCCAGTATTTCGCGCCCGACGCCCCGCCCTTCCGCCTGATGAACCCCGAGGCCCGCGCCCACCGGCTGGAAAAGCTGGGGGTCGAAAAGCTCTACGAGCTGAACTTCAACGCCGCGCTTGCAGGGCTGACCCCGCGCGACTTCGCCGAAAAGGTCATCAGCGAAGGGCTGGGCCTCAAGCATGTCGTGGTTGGCGCCGATTTCTGCTTCGGCAAGGGCCGCAAAGGCACGGCGGAAGACCTGATCGCCTTCGGCGAGGAGCTCGGATTCGGCGTCACCATCGCCCGGCTTCTGGAAGGCGACAATGGCGAGGTCTCCTCGACCGCCATCCGCAACGCCCTGACCGATGGCCGCCCGCGCGATGCCGCGCGGATGCTGGGCCACTGGCACCGCATCGACGGGCCGGTGATCGGCGGCGAACAGCGCGGCCGCGATCTTGGCTATCCCACCGCCAACATGTCGATCGAAGGCCTGCACCCCCCCAAGTTCGGCGTCTACGCCGTTCTGGTCGACGTGCTCGACGGGCCGCACAAGGGCCATTACCGGGGCGCCGCCTCGCTTGGCGTGCGGCCGATGTTCAACGGCGAGATCCCCAACCTCGAAACCTTCATCTTCGACTTCTCGGGCGATCTCTATTCCGCGAACCTCTCTGTCGCGCTCGTCGAATACCTGCGCCCCGAGGAAACCTTCGACAGCCTCGAGGCCTTCATCGCCCAGATGGAGAATGACTGCATTCGCGCCCGGGCCATTCTCGACGCGCCATGACCGACGACCCGATCGACCGGACCGGCCTGCGCCCACGCTACTGGGAGACGACGCCGCTCAACCGCATGACCCGCGCCGAGTGGGAAGCGCTCTGCGATGGCTGCGGCAAGTGCTGCCTGAACAAGCTAGAAGACGACGAAACCGGCGAGGTGGTGCTGACCCGCGTCGCCTGCCGCCTCTTCGACGACACCACCTGCCGCTGCGCGCAATACGACATCCGCCACCAGTTCGTGCCGGAATGCATCACCCTGAGCCCGAAGAACCTCGACAAGAACCTCTACTGGATGCCGGAAACCTGCGCCTACAAGCTTTTGCACACGGGCAAGCCGCTTTATGACTGGCACCCGCTGATCTCGGGCACGCCGGAAACGGTGCATGACGCGGGCGTCTCCGTGCGCGACGCCACAGTGCCCGAATTCGAGGTCGACGAGGACGACTGGGAAGACCACCTGATCGAGGAGCCTGGCACATGAATTTTGCCTCCGACAATTGCGGCCCCGCCCACGCCGAGGTGCTGGCCGCCGTAACCGACGCCAACCAGGGCTTTGCCCCCTCCTACGGCGCAGACGGGCTGATGGATGCCGTCCGCGAGCGCATCCGCGAACTGTTCGAAGCACCCGAGGCCGAGGTCTTCCTCGTCGCCACCGGCACCGCCGCCAACGCCCTGGCGCTCTCGACCATGGCCCAGCCGTGGCAAACCGTGTTCTGCACGCCGCTGGCGCATATCAACACCGACGAATGCCAGGCGCCCGAATTCTACACCGGCGGCTGCAAGCTGACGCTGGCCGGGGACGGCGACAAGATGACGGCCGAGGCCCTCGACGCCGCCATCGAAGGCTGGCCGGCAGGCGATGTGCACGTCTCGCAGCGCGGTCCTGTGGCGCTCACCCAGGTCACCGAACGCGGCCGCGTCTATTCGCTCGAGGAACTCGCCGCCCTGACCGAGGTGGCCCATGCCCACGTCCTGCCCGTCTACATGGATGGCGCGCGCTTCGCCAACGCGCTCGAGGCGCTCGACTGCACCCCGGCCCAGATGACCCACGAGGCCGGCATCGACGCGCTCAGCCTCGGCGGCACCAAGAACGGCTGTCTCGGCGTCGAGGCGGTGATCTTCTTCGACCCGGACAAGGCGTGGGAATTCGAACTGCGCCGCAAGCGCGCGGCCCAGCTCTTCTCGAAGCACCGCTACCTGTCGGCCCAGATGCTGGCCTATCTCACCGACGATCTGTGGCGCCGCTCTGCCAAGACCGCCAACGCCCGCGCGGCGCGGCTGGCCGAGGGGCTGAAGGGCCTGCCCGGCACGAGCTTCGCGGCCGAGCCGCAGGCCAACATGATCTTCGCCCGCCTGCCCCGCGCCACCCACCAGCGGCTGACCGAGGCGGGCGCCGTCTATGGCCTGTACGAGGGGGCCCTCGACGAGGGCGACGGCGATGAGCCGCTGCTGGCCCGGATGGTCTGCGACTGGTCGATCACCGAGGACGAAATCGACCGCTTCATCGAGGTGGCGAAGGGCTGAGGCACGGCCTCAGACCAGGCTCAGGAACCGGCCGATTTCCGAGGCGACCTGCTTTGCGTGGGTGAGCGGCGCCATGTGCCCCGCCCCCACGATCATTGCCCGTTCCGCCCGCGGCAACCGCGCCGCCAGGCTTTCCGAGATCGCCTCGATGATCCAGGGCGACGCGTTCCCTTGGAGCAGCAACACGGGAATATCCAGCGCCTCCAGCCGCCCCGGCTCCAGCAACCCGGCCTTGTCGTCAAACAGCTCGGGCCCGGTCGCCTCGATCAGTGGCATGCCATCGGCCAGCCGCTGTTGCTGTTTCTCGGGAATCTCCTCCCACGCGGCCCCGCCGCCCCAGATCGCGGTAAAGGCGCGCGCGGCGGCCAGCCTGTCACCCGCCGCCTGCGCCGCGTCGACATCCGCAAACTCCGTGTCGAGCCGCGCGCGCAGATGCGGATGATCGGCCAGGGCCGCGGCGAAGAACACCGGCTCGATCAGCACCAGCGCCCGCACCATCCCGGGATTTTCCACCGCCAGCCGCAAGGCCACCGTGGCACCGAATGAGTGGCCGATCACGTCCGTCGGCCCCTCGAGGAACTCCGCCGCGATCCCGACGAACCTTCCCTGAACCTCGCCTTCCCCGTCCCACGGCGCACTGCGCCCGTGGCCCGGCATGTCGAAGGCGGTCATGCTCAGCGTCCCGGCCAACCCGCGCGAGACCGCTTCCCAATCGGCGCCCCGTCCGAGCCCCCGATGGATCAGCAGCGCCTCGCGCGGCCCGGTCCCGTATGTTGTCGAGTGGATCGCGGCCCCTGCCCGCGTCGTGACCGGCATGCGCCTCAGAGCGTGCCGGAAAGGTGCATGTCGAGGTCGTCCAGCCTGTCCTGCCCCCAGAACTTCTGCTCGCCGTCGACGATGTAGAACGGCGCACCGAACACACCGGCCGCCACCGCCTCTTCAAGGTTGGCGGCATAGGTCTCGGCCCCGGTCAGAAGCCCGCTATCGGCCAGCCCCGGGTCGAACCCCGCACGTTCGAGACAGCCCTTGACGACATCATCCTCGGCAATGTCCAGGTCCTCGGCCCAGACGGCGTGCAGGATGCCATGCACCAGCGCCCCCAGATGCCCGCCACCCGCATTCTGCGCGGCAATGACGGCATAAGAGGACGGCGCGGCATTGGTCGGAAAATGCGCGGGCTTGAGATTCAGCTTCATCCCCGCCTTCTTCGCCTGCCGCGGCAGATCCTGCGCGCGATAGGCGTTTCGGCTGGGGTGCCGCTCGCCGGGCGGCAGCCCGCCGGTGCGCGGGAACAGCGCCATGATGTCGATGGGCTTGTAGGTGATCGTCGCCCCGTGCCGCCCGGCGATTTCCTCCAGCCGGGTGCCGGCCAGGTAGGTGAATGGCGACAGGGTGGAAAAATAATAATCGATATGGGCCATTTCGAACGCTCCTCCGGTGCCGTGCGCTTTGCCATACGTGACGCGCGTGCTAAGCGGTGTCAACGTTACGAATCTGTCATCGAAGGCCACCCGGGGACCCCTGCCAATGTCGATTTCGCCAGAGCCGAAGCTCATTTCGGGCAACGCCAACCTGCCACTCGCCAACGCCATCACCCGCCGCATGTCGATGCATCGCGGCACCCGGATCGGGCTGGTCGATGCCCGCGTCGAGCGGTTCAACGACCAGGAAGTCTTCGTCGAGGTCTTCGAGAACGTGCGCGGCGAGGACATGTTCATCATCCAGCCCACGTCGAACCCTGCCAATGACAACCTGATGGAGCTGCTGATCATGGCCGACGCGCTGCGCCGCTCCTCGGCCAAGCGCATCACCGCCGTGATCCCCTATTTCGGCTATGCAAGGCAGGACAGGCGCACCAAGGCCCGCACGCCGATCTCGGCCAAGCTGGTCGCCAACATGATCGTCGAGGCCGGCATCGAGCGCGTGCTGACGATGGACCTGCACGCCGCCCAGATCCAGGGCTTCTTCGACATTCCGGTCGACAACCTCTACGCCTCGCCGGTCTTCGCGCTGGATATCCAGACCCAGTTCAAGGGCGACATGGAAGACGTCATGATCGTCTCGCCCGACGTCGGCGGCGTGGCCCGCGCCCGTGAGCTGGCCAAGCGGATCAATGCGCCCCTCTCGATCGTCGACAAGCGGCGCGAGCGGGCGGGCGAAGTCTCGGAAATGACCGTGATCGGCGAAGTCACCGACAAGATCTGCATCATTGTCGACGACATGTGCGACACCGCCGGCACCATGTGCAAGGCGGCCGAGCTTCTGCTGGAAAACGGCGCCCGCGAGGTGCACGCCTATGTCACCCACGGCGTTCTCTCGGGCCCGGCCGTGGAACGGATCACCAATTCCAAGCTCAAGTCGATGGTCATCACCGACACGATCGCAGCACCCGAGCCGGTCAGGAACACGCCCAACATCCGCATCCTGCCCACCGCACCGGTCTTTGCCCAGGCGATCCTGAACATCTGGAACGGCACCAGCGTGTCGTCGCTGTTCGAAATCCCGACGCTCGAGCCGATCTACGAAGGCCAGTTCGGCACCTGACAGCCTCAGTAGAGGTCCCAGTCATCCTCTGACGCGACCGGGCCGATCGCCATCCAGCGCATCCGCACACGGGCGACCCGCGTGTCGCCCCAGGTGCGGAAGACAAGCTCGAACCCCTCGGCGGTCACGTTGTCGGTGCTGACATCGGCGCGCACGTTGGCGGCGCTGTCCATGTCCCACATCGAGGGTGTCGCAAAAACCGTCGGCGGGGCGCGAAACGGGCGGCTGAACTGCACCGCCTTGCGCCGTTCGCGCGGGCCCGTGCCCGTCCACATCTCTCCGTCGTCCTCGAAATCCGAGAACAGGATGTTGTCACCTTCGTCTATCCCGATGGTACGGCCCGAGATTTCTTTCATACCGGCGTCTATTCCTTGTCGCTGGTCCTCCTTTATACGTGCAATTCGACCGAAATGCGCAACAAAAATGGAAAACTGCGGCCAAGCCTTTGGTCCTGAGTGGTTTTTCTGGATGCCGGAAAGCGTGAACCAAGGCCCGGCCCACGCCCCAAAAGCAAAAGGCCCCGAAAACCGGGGCCTTTCCTGTCTTGTCTCGCTCTCGAAACGGGTCGTTACGGCGCCGGCGCCCGGGCCGTGGTCGACAGGCCGATCTCGTCGCCCATCGCAACCATGTCCGACAGAAGCTTCGCGGCTTCGTCGACCGGGCCGGGCTCGTTCTTGTAGGCGTCCTGCGCCTTTTCGAGCCGGCTGTTCGCCTCGGCGATCATCTCGTCGTAATGCTCCTGCGTGACTTCCTCACGCGGGATCGCGCGTTCGGCCAGCACCGAGATGCTCTCGGCGTTGATCTCGGCGAAGCCGCCGGTCACGACGTAGGATTGCGTGCCGTCGCTGCCCGAAACGGTGACGATACCGGGGCGCAGCGTGGTGATCAGCGGCGCGTGCATCGGCATCGCGGTCAGATCGCCCATGGCGCCCGGGATCTTCACTTCCGTGGCCTCGACAGAAGCCAGAAGCCGCTCGGGGCTCACCAGATCGAATTGGACTGTATCAGCCATTCAGTGTCTCCTTTGGGAGAGGATGCCGCGCCCCGAAAGGCGCGGCGCACGTGTCTTAGGCGGCTTCCGCGGCCATCTTCTCGGCCTTGGCCTTCACCTCGTCGATGCCGCCAACCATGTAGAAGGCGCCCTCGGGCAGGTGATCGTATTCGCCGGCGACCACGGCCTTGAAGGACGAGATCGTATCTTCCAGCGGCACCTGGACGCCGTCGGACCCGGTGAACACCTTGGCCACGTCGAACGGCTGCGAAAGGAAACGCTGGATCTTCCGGGCGCGGGCCACGGTCAGCTTGTCCTCTTCCGACAATTCGTCCATGCCGAGAATGGCGATGATGTCCTGCAGCGACTTGTAGCGCTGAAGGATACCCTGAACGTCACGGGCCACCTTGTAGTGCTCTTCGCCCACGATCGCCGGGTCCATCAGGCGCGAGGTCGAGTCGAGCGGGTCCACGGCCGGATAGATGCCGAGCTCGGAAATCGCACGCGACAGAACGGTCGTGGCGTCGAGGTGGGCAAAGGTCGTGGCAGGCGCGGGGTCGGTAAGGTCGTCCGCGGGCACGTACACGGCCTGGATCGAGGTGATCGAGCCGGCCTTGGTCGAGGTGATCCGTTCCTGCATCGCGCCCATGTCGGTCGCCAGCGTCGGCTGGTAGCCCACGGCCGAAGGAATACGGCCCAGAAGCGCCGACACCTCGGAGCCCGCCTGCGTGAAGCGGAAGATGTTGTCGACGAAGAACAGAACGTCGGTACCCGACGCATCGCGGAACTGTTCGGCCAGCGTCAGGCCGGTCAGCGCGACACGGGCACGGGCCCCCGGAGGCTCGTTCATCTGACCGTAGACCAGCGCAACCTGCGATTCCTCGAGGTTGTCGGGGTTGATCACGTTCGATTCGATCATCTCGTGGTAAAGGTCGTTCCCCTCGCGGGTCCGTTCCCCCACACCGGCAAAGACCGAGTAGCCCGAGTGCACCTTGGCGATGTTGTTGATCAGCTCCATGATCAGAACCGTCTTGCCCACACCGGCGCCGCCGAACAGGCCGATCTTGCCGCCCTTGGCGTAGGGCGCCAGCAGGTCGACCACCTTGATGCCGGTCACCAGGACTTCCGACTCGGTCGACTGTTCCTCGAACTCGGGTGCCGGCTGGTGGATGGCGCGGGTTTCCTTCGCCTTGATCGGCGCACCCTCGTCCACCGGCTCGCCGATGACGTTGATGATGCGGCCGAGCGTCGCGTCGCCCACCGGCACGCTGATCGGGCCGTCCATGTCGGTCACTTCCTGACCGCGGACAAGACCTTCGGTCGCGTCCATCGCGATGCAGCGCACGGTGCTTTCACCAAGGTGCTGCGCCACTTCCAGAACAAGCCGCTTGCCGTTGTTGTCGCATTCCAGCGCGTTCAGAATCTCGGGCAGGTGGTCGCTGAACTGAACGTCCACCACGGCGCCGATCACCTGGGTGACTGTGCCTTTAGCGTTTGCCATGTTTCGTCTCCGGTTTTCGTCAGAGCGCTTCCGCGCCCGAAATGATTTCAATAAGCTCGTTGGTGATCACGGCCTGACGCGAGCGGTTGTACTCGATGGTCAGCTTGTCGATCATCTCGCCCGCGTTGCGGGTGGCGTTGTCCATCGCCGACATACGTGCGCCCTGTTCCGAGGCACCGTTCTCCAGCAGCCCGCTGAAGATCGCCGTCGCCACGCCACGCGGCAGCAGATCGCGCAGGATCCCTTCCTCGTCGGGCTCGTAGTCATAGATCGTGCCGGCCTCATCCGACTCCGCGGCGGCCTCTTCGTCGATCTCGAAGGGGATCACCTGCTTGATCGTCGGAATCTGGCTGACCACGTTCTCGAACCGCGAGAAGAAGATCTTCGCAACGTCGAACTCTTCCGCCTCGAACCGGTCCAGCACGTTCTGGGCCACCTTCTGCGCGTCGGCATAGCCCACGTTGCGCACGTCGGACATGTCGACATGGTCGATGAACAGGTCCGAGTGATCCCGCTTCAGCGCGTCACGGCCCTTCTTGCCCACGGTGATGATCTTCACCGTCTTGCCCTTGGCCTTGAGGCTTTCGATCTCGGCACGGGCCAGCTTGGCGATGTTGCCGTTGAAGCCGCCACACAGGCCCCGCTCGGCGGTCATCACCACCAGCAGGTGGGTCTGATCGCTGCCGGTGCCGCGCAGAAGCTTCGGCGCGCTTTCGCTGTCGCCCACAGACGCGGCCAGCTTCGACATCACGGCGTTGAACCGCTCCGCGTAGGGCCGTGCCATTTCGGCAGCGTCCTGTGCCCGCCGCAGTTTTGCGGCGGCCACCATTTGCATGGCCTTGGTGATCTTGCGGGTCGATTTGACCGACTCGATCCTGTTTTTAAGGTCCTTAAGACTCGGCATTGCCTCGTCCCCCCTTATGCGAAGTCAGCGGCGAACTCGTCCAGCGCTGCCTTGAGCTTCTCCTCGGCGTCCCCGGAAATCTTCGGGTCCTCGTTGGTGATGAAGTCAAGCAGGTCCTGGTGTTTGCTGCGCAGGTGGTTCAGCAGGCCCTCTTCGAAACGGCCGACCTCGCTCACCTTCAGCTTGTCGAGATAGCCCTTGGTGCCGGCATAGATGACACAGACGATCTCTGCGTTGGTCAGGGGCGAGTACTGCGGCTGTTTCATCAGCTCGGTCAGGCGCGCACCCCGGTTCAGCAGCTGTTGCGTCGCGGCGTCGAGGTCAGACCCGAACTGGGCAAAAGCCGCCATCTCGCGATACTGGGCCAGCGACAGTTTCACCGGGCCGGCGACCGATTTCATCGCCGAAGTCTGGGCCGACGAACCAACCCGGCTCACCGACAGACCGGTGTTCACGGCCGGGCGGATACCCTGGTAGAACAGCTCGGTTTCAAGGAAGATCTGGCCGTCGGTGATCGAGATCACGTTGGTCGGAATGAACGCCGACACGTCGCCGCCCTGGGTTTCGATGATCGGCAGCGCCGTCAGCGAACCCGAGCCGTTGTCCTCGTTCAGCTTGGCCGAACGCTCCAGCAGGCGGGAGTGAAGGTAGAAAACGTCGCCCGGGTAAGCTTCACGCCCCGGCGGACGGCGAAGCAGCAGCGACATCTGGCGATAGGCCACGGCCTGTTTCGACAGGTCATCGTAGACGATGAGCGCGTGGCGGCCGTTGTCGCGGAAATGCTCCGCCATGGCGGTTGCCGAATAGGGGGCGAGGAACTGCATCGGCGCCGGGTCCGAGGCGGTGGCCGCCACGACGATGGAATATTCCATCGCGCCGTTCTCTTCCAGTTTCTTCACCAGCTGCGCCACGGTCGAGCGCTTCTGGCCAACGGCCACGTAGACGCAGTAGAGCTTCTTGCCCTCGTCGTCGCCGGCGGCTTCGTTATAGGTCTTCTGGTTCAGGATCGTGTCGAGCGCCACGGCGGTCTTGCCGGTCTGACGGTCGCCAATGATCAGCTCGCGCTGGCCACGGCCGATCGGGATCATGGCGTCGACCGATTTCAGGCCGGTCGCCATCGGCTCGTGCACCGATTTACGCGGGATGATGCCCGGCGCCTTGGTGTCGGCCACGCCGCGGGTCTTCGTCTTGATCGGGCCCTTGCCGTCCAGCGGGTTGCCAAGCGCGTCGACGACGCGGCCCAGCAGCTCGTCACCGATCGGAACGTCCACGATCGACTTGGTGCGCTTGACGGTGTCGCCTTCCTTGATCTCGCGGTCCGACCCGAAGATCACTACGCCGACGTTGTCGTTCTCGAGGTTCAGCGCCATCCCCATGACGTTGCCCGGGAATTCGACAAGCTCACCGGCCTGCACGTTGTCGAGACCATAAACCCGCGCGATCCCGTCACCGACCGAAAGAACCCGGCCAACTTCGGCCACTTCGGCCTCTTTGC from the Roseovarius indicus genome contains:
- the atpD gene encoding F0F1 ATP synthase subunit beta gives rise to the protein MANAKGTVTQVIGAVVDVQFSDHLPEILNALECDNNGKRLVLEVAQHLGESTVRCIAMDATEGLVRGQEVTDMDGPISVPVGDATLGRIINVIGEPVDEGAPIKAKETRAIHQPAPEFEEQSTESEVLVTGIKVVDLLAPYAKGGKIGLFGGAGVGKTVLIMELINNIAKVHSGYSVFAGVGERTREGNDLYHEMIESNVINPDNLEESQVALVYGQMNEPPGARARVALTGLTLAEQFRDASGTDVLFFVDNIFRFTQAGSEVSALLGRIPSAVGYQPTLATDMGAMQERITSTKAGSITSIQAVYVPADDLTDPAPATTFAHLDATTVLSRAISELGIYPAVDPLDSTSRLMDPAIVGEEHYKVARDVQGILQRYKSLQDIIAILGMDELSEEDKLTVARARKIQRFLSQPFDVAKVFTGSDGVQVPLEDTISSFKAVVAGEYDHLPEGAFYMVGGIDEVKAKAEKMAAEAA
- a CDS encoding F0F1 ATP synthase subunit gamma; amino-acid sequence: MPSLKDLKNRIESVKSTRKITKAMQMVAAAKLRRAQDAAEMARPYAERFNAVMSKLAASVGDSESAPKLLRGTGSDQTHLLVVMTAERGLCGGFNGNIAKLARAEIESLKAKGKTVKIITVGKKGRDALKRDHSDLFIDHVDMSDVRNVGYADAQKVAQNVLDRFEAEEFDVAKIFFSRFENVVSQIPTIKQVIPFEIDEEAAAESDEAGTIYDYEPDEEGILRDLLPRGVATAIFSGLLENGASEQGARMSAMDNATRNAGEMIDKLTIEYNRSRQAVITNELIEIISGAEAL
- the atpA gene encoding F0F1 ATP synthase subunit alpha: MGIQAAEISAILKDQIKNYGKEAEVAEVGRVLSVGDGIARVYGLDNVQAGELVEFPGNVMGMALNLENDNVGVVIFGSDREIKEGDTVKRTKSIVDVPIGDELLGRVVDALGNPLDGKGPIKTKTRGVADTKAPGIIPRKSVHEPMATGLKSVDAMIPIGRGQRELIIGDRQTGKTAVALDTILNQKTYNEAAGDDEGKKLYCVYVAVGQKRSTVAQLVKKLEENGAMEYSIVVAATASDPAPMQFLAPYSATAMAEHFRDNGRHALIVYDDLSKQAVAYRQMSLLLRRPPGREAYPGDVFYLHSRLLERSAKLNEDNGSGSLTALPIIETQGGDVSAFIPTNVISITDGQIFLETELFYQGIRPAVNTGLSVSRVGSSAQTSAMKSVAGPVKLSLAQYREMAAFAQFGSDLDAATQQLLNRGARLTELMKQPQYSPLTNAEIVCVIYAGTKGYLDKLKVSEVGRFEEGLLNHLRSKHQDLLDFITNEDPKISGDAEEKLKAALDEFAADFA